One segment of Thermosynechococcus sp. HN-54 DNA contains the following:
- the groL gene encoding chaperonin GroEL (60 kDa chaperone family; promotes refolding of misfolded polypeptides especially under stressful conditions; forms two stacked rings of heptamers to form a barrel-shaped 14mer; ends can be capped by GroES; misfolded proteins enter the barrel where they are refolded when GroES binds) — protein sequence MAKRIIYNENARRALEKGMDILAESVAVTLGPKGRNVVLEKKFGAPQIVNDGVTIAKEIELEDHIENTGVALIRQAASKTNDAAGDGTTTATVLAHAMVKEGLRNVAAGANPIALKRGIDKATHFLVEKIAEHARPVEDSKAIAQVAAISAGNDEEVGRMIADAMDKVGKEGVISLEEGKSMTTELEVTEGMRFDKGYISPYFATDTERMEAVLDEPFVLITDKKITLVQDLVPILEQVARAGKPLVIIAEDIEKEALATLVVNRLRGVLNVAAVKAPGFGDRRKAMLEDIAVLTGGQVITEDAGLKLENTKLDMLGKARRITITKDHTTIVAEGNEKAVKARCEQIRRQIEETDSSYDKEKLQERLAKLAGGVAVIKVGAATETEMKDRKLRLEDAINATKAAVEEGIVPGGGTTLVHLAPQLSNWAAEHLTGEELIGANIVERALSAPLRRIAENAGQNGSIIVERVKEKPFDVGYDAAKDEYVNMFDAGIVDPAKVTRSALQNAASIAGMVLTTECIIVDKPEPKENNPAGSGGGMGGDFDY from the coding sequence ATGGCGAAGCGCATTATCTACAACGAAAATGCTCGTCGTGCCCTCGAAAAAGGGATGGACATCTTGGCTGAATCTGTGGCCGTGACCCTTGGTCCTAAAGGGCGGAACGTAGTTCTGGAGAAAAAATTTGGGGCGCCGCAAATTGTCAATGACGGTGTCACCATTGCTAAAGAAATCGAACTCGAAGATCACATTGAAAATACCGGTGTGGCTCTCATCCGCCAAGCCGCCTCGAAAACCAATGATGCTGCCGGTGACGGTACGACTACGGCAACGGTTCTCGCCCATGCCATGGTGAAAGAGGGGCTGCGCAACGTTGCTGCGGGTGCTAACCCCATTGCCCTGAAACGCGGGATTGACAAAGCCACTCACTTCCTCGTTGAAAAAATTGCTGAACACGCCCGTCCAGTGGAAGATTCCAAAGCCATTGCCCAAGTGGCGGCGATCTCTGCAGGTAACGATGAAGAAGTGGGTCGGATGATTGCCGACGCCATGGACAAAGTGGGCAAAGAAGGCGTGATCTCCCTCGAAGAAGGCAAATCCATGACCACCGAACTGGAGGTCACCGAGGGGATGCGCTTTGACAAGGGCTACATCTCCCCCTACTTTGCCACCGACACCGAGCGCATGGAAGCCGTGCTCGATGAACCCTTCGTACTGATCACCGACAAGAAAATTACCTTGGTGCAAGATCTGGTGCCGATCCTCGAACAAGTGGCTCGCGCCGGTAAGCCCTTGGTGATCATTGCTGAGGACATCGAGAAAGAAGCGCTGGCGACCCTTGTGGTCAACCGTCTGCGCGGTGTCTTGAATGTGGCTGCGGTGAAGGCTCCCGGCTTTGGCGATCGCCGCAAAGCGATGCTCGAAGATATTGCTGTCCTCACAGGCGGTCAAGTGATTACCGAAGATGCCGGTCTGAAGCTGGAAAACACCAAGCTGGATATGCTCGGTAAAGCCCGCCGCATCACGATCACCAAAGATCACACCACGATTGTGGCGGAAGGCAATGAAAAAGCCGTCAAAGCTCGCTGCGAGCAAATCCGTCGTCAAATCGAAGAAACTGACTCCAGCTACGACAAAGAAAAACTGCAAGAGCGGTTGGCCAAACTGGCGGGTGGTGTGGCGGTAATTAAAGTCGGTGCTGCCACCGAAACCGAAATGAAAGATCGCAAACTCCGTCTGGAAGATGCGATCAACGCCACCAAAGCCGCCGTCGAAGAAGGCATTGTGCCCGGTGGTGGAACCACCTTGGTGCACTTGGCTCCCCAGCTGAGCAATTGGGCCGCTGAGCACCTGACGGGTGAAGAACTGATTGGTGCCAACATTGTCGAGCGTGCCCTCAGCGCACCCCTGCGTCGCATTGCTGAGAACGCGGGTCAAAATGGTTCTATCATTGTCGAACGGGTCAAAGAAAAACCCTTCGATGTGGGTTATGATGCCGCCAAAGATGAATATGTCAACATGTTCGATGCGGGTATCGTTGACCCTGCCAAAGTCACTCGCTCGGCTCTGCAAAATGCGGCCTCTATTGCCGGTATGGTGCTGACCACCGAGTGCATCATCGTTGACAAGCCCGAACCAAAGGAAAATAATCCTGCGGGCAGCGGTGGCGGCATGGGCGGTGACTTCGACTACTAA
- the groES gene encoding co-chaperone GroES has translation MAAISLSVSTVKPLGDRIFVKVSESEERTAGGILLPDNAREKPQVGEVTAVGPGKLTEDGKRQPMDVKVGDKVLYSKYAGTEVKLAGEDYVLLSEKDILAIVG, from the coding sequence ATGGCAGCCATATCTCTAAGCGTTTCAACTGTGAAGCCTTTGGGCGATCGCATTTTTGTCAAAGTCAGCGAAAGTGAAGAACGTACCGCAGGGGGCATCCTCCTGCCCGACAACGCCCGTGAAAAACCCCAAGTGGGCGAAGTGACCGCCGTCGGTCCCGGCAAACTCACTGAAGACGGCAAGCGTCAGCCCATGGATGTGAAAGTGGGGGACAAAGTGCTGTACTCCAAATATGCCGGTACCGAAGTGAAACTGGCGGGTGAAGACTACGTTCTCCTCTCAGAAAAAGACATCTTGGCCATTGTTGGCTAA